One genomic window of Ottowia oryzae includes the following:
- a CDS encoding ExeA family protein — MLLQYTPVHQPALKHFGLPRSPFVDDVQSLNDVFESVSSRYARVALMDAARNHGFMALIGESGAGKTTLLEALEQRIIDEGQDIVLIKPYTLAMEANDSKGKTLRSTHIAEAIAYQLDPQLKIKSSPQGRFDQLHKLLRDSCRAGRRHLLVIDEAHCLPIATLKHLKRFIELKDGLRRVMGVLLIAQPELRNLLHSQNREVREVMQRCELVELDPLDNDLEGYIAHKFQRFDLRPDDVFEPDAFNAIRERLIHVPRGVKAGEKGSVSTCYPLAVHNLIARAMNAAADAGYPKVDAAVVAVC; from the coding sequence ATGTTACTCCAGTACACCCCCGTTCATCAGCCCGCGCTGAAGCACTTCGGCCTGCCCCGGTCGCCCTTCGTGGACGACGTGCAGTCGCTGAATGATGTGTTTGAGTCGGTCAGTTCGCGCTACGCCCGCGTCGCGCTGATGGACGCTGCGCGCAACCACGGCTTCATGGCACTGATCGGCGAGTCCGGTGCGGGCAAGACCACGCTGCTGGAGGCGCTGGAACAGCGGATCATCGATGAGGGCCAGGACATCGTGCTGATCAAGCCCTACACGCTGGCCATGGAAGCCAACGACAGCAAGGGCAAGACGCTGCGCTCCACGCACATTGCCGAGGCCATCGCCTACCAGCTGGACCCGCAGCTGAAGATCAAGAGCAGCCCGCAAGGCCGCTTCGACCAGCTGCACAAGCTCCTGCGCGATAGCTGCCGCGCCGGGCGCCGCCACCTTCTTGTGATCGACGAAGCGCACTGCTTGCCGATTGCCACACTGAAGCACCTCAAGCGCTTCATCGAGCTGAAGGACGGCCTGCGCCGCGTGATGGGCGTGCTGCTGATCGCCCAGCCCGAGCTGCGCAACCTGCTGCACAGCCAGAACCGCGAGGTGCGCGAGGTGATGCAGCGGTGCGAGCTGGTGGAGCTGGACCCGCTGGACAACGACCTGGAGGGCTACATCGCCCACAAGTTTCAGCGCTTTGACCTGCGGCCAGACGACGTGTTTGAGCCAGACGCCTTCAACGCCATCCGTGAGCGCCTGATTCATGTGCCGCGCGGCGTGAAGGCCGGCGAGAAAGGCTCTGTCAGCACCTGCTACCCGCTGGCCGTGCACAACCTGATCGCTCGCGCCATGAATGCCGCCGCCGATGCCGGCTACCCCAAGGTGGACGCCGCCGTGGTCGCCGTTTGCTGA
- a CDS encoding recombination-associated protein RdgC, with amino-acid sequence MFKQLKLYQIGAAWPTAAAQLEEALAQEPFTPCTATQQRSTGWIPPRGEAHGALVEAVDGDWIARFQIETKSVPGDAVREHAEAAAAEIEKTTGRKPGKKELRDLRDDALQALLPSAFPRRTVVTAWIDPVRRWLVLDTCTVSKADELVTSLVRVAGKGFEVRLLHTQQTPQAVMAAWLAADSADKLPDAFHVERECELKGSGDEPALVRFSRHDLATDEIRQHIAEGKLPTKLALGWQGRVAFTLTHTFDLRRIAFQEGVFEKTDANADADRFEADVALATGELGGLITDLVDALGGLERLT; translated from the coding sequence ATGTTCAAGCAACTCAAGCTCTATCAGATCGGCGCCGCATGGCCCACCGCCGCCGCCCAGCTGGAAGAAGCGCTGGCGCAGGAGCCCTTCACGCCCTGCACGGCCACCCAGCAGCGCAGCACCGGCTGGATTCCCCCGCGCGGCGAAGCGCACGGCGCCCTGGTCGAAGCGGTGGACGGCGATTGGATCGCGCGCTTCCAGATTGAAACCAAGTCAGTGCCCGGCGACGCGGTTCGCGAGCATGCCGAAGCGGCGGCCGCTGAGATCGAGAAGACCACCGGCCGCAAGCCGGGCAAGAAGGAGCTGCGCGACCTGCGTGACGACGCCCTGCAGGCGCTGCTGCCCAGCGCATTCCCACGGCGCACCGTGGTCACCGCCTGGATCGACCCGGTTCGCCGCTGGCTGGTGCTGGACACCTGCACCGTCAGCAAGGCCGATGAGCTGGTGACCAGCCTGGTGCGCGTGGCGGGCAAGGGCTTTGAAGTGCGGCTGCTGCACACCCAGCAAACGCCCCAAGCCGTGATGGCCGCGTGGCTGGCCGCCGATTCGGCCGACAAGCTGCCGGATGCCTTCCACGTTGAGCGCGAGTGCGAGCTGAAGGGCAGCGGCGACGAGCCAGCGCTCGTTCGATTCAGCCGCCACGACCTGGCGACCGACGAGATCCGTCAGCACATCGCCGAAGGCAAGCTGCCGACCAAGCTGGCTCTGGGCTGGCAGGGCCGCGTTGCCTTCACGCTGACCCACACGTTCGACCTGCGCCGCATAGCGTTTCAAGAGGGCGTGTTCGAGAAGACCGACGCCAACGCCGACGCAGACCGTTTTGAAGCCGACGTGGCCTTGGCTACGGGCGAGCTGGGCGGGCTGATCACCGACCTGGTCGACGCGCTGGGTGGACTGGAGCGGCTGACATGA
- a CDS encoding HU family DNA-binding protein, producing MNKTELIEHIAKNADLSKAAATRALEATMGAITSTLRKGGAVTLVGFGTFAVGKRAARTGRNPRTGAAVKIKAAKVPKFKAGKGLKDAVN from the coding sequence GTGAACAAGACTGAACTGATCGAACACATTGCCAAGAACGCCGACCTTTCCAAAGCTGCGGCCACCCGCGCGCTGGAGGCGACCATGGGCGCCATCACGAGCACGCTGCGCAAAGGCGGCGCCGTCACGCTGGTGGGCTTCGGAACCTTCGCTGTGGGCAAGCGCGCCGCGCGCACCGGGCGCAATCCGCGCACCGGCGCCGCCGTGAAGATCAAAGCCGCCAAGGTGCCCAAGTTCAAGGCCGGCAAGGGCCTGAAAGACGCGGTGAACTGA
- a CDS encoding regulatory protein GemA, which yields MANHVAAIHALKGKLRLSDDDYRVLLHQLTGHTSSKDCSAAQQQQVRDHMQRLAERMGVADAGRRARFQESYKQATPRERKVWAIWKDMGRRGMVQHATGQALDSFVYRQTGMSALRFCTPAQQDSVIEALKLWQRRGHEVR from the coding sequence ATGGCCAATCACGTCGCTGCAATTCATGCCCTCAAGGGCAAGCTGCGCTTGTCCGACGACGACTACCGTGTGTTGCTGCACCAGCTGACCGGGCACACCAGCAGCAAGGACTGTTCGGCCGCGCAGCAGCAACAGGTGCGCGATCACATGCAGCGCCTGGCCGAGCGCATGGGCGTCGCTGACGCCGGACGCCGGGCGCGCTTTCAGGAAAGCTACAAGCAGGCGACGCCGCGCGAGCGCAAGGTCTGGGCCATTTGGAAAGACATGGGCCGGCGTGGCATGGTGCAGCATGCCACCGGCCAGGCGCTGGACAGCTTCGTCTACCGCCAAACCGGCATGAGCGCCCTGCGGTTCTGTACCCCGGCCCAGCAGGACAGCGTCATCGAAGCGCTGAAGCTGTGGCAGCGCCGCGGCCACGAGGTGCGCTGA
- a CDS encoding Mor transcription activator family protein has translation MSGDLLADDLDLLAAARPDLAELTAEQIAPIEARTAGWPESWRDIARSLYVTLVSRGEAARAPDAAQAAQLAVELMLGVASDLGGTQPYINQGRDMKLSGMAARVIELIASSRQDYARVAQLLSISERHVRRIEARWLRAERARRQGTLALE, from the coding sequence ATGAGCGGCGATCTGCTTGCCGATGACCTGGACCTGCTGGCGGCCGCACGGCCTGACCTGGCAGAGCTGACGGCCGAGCAGATCGCCCCTATTGAAGCGCGCACCGCCGGCTGGCCTGAATCCTGGCGCGATATCGCCCGCTCGCTGTACGTCACGCTGGTGTCGCGCGGTGAAGCGGCCCGCGCGCCCGACGCCGCGCAGGCCGCACAATTGGCTGTCGAGCTGATGCTGGGCGTGGCCAGCGACCTGGGCGGCACGCAGCCCTATATCAACCAGGGCCGCGACATGAAGCTCAGCGGCATGGCCGCCCGCGTGATTGAGCTGATCGCCAGCAGCCGGCAAGACTACGCACGCGTGGCGCAGCTGCTGAGCATCAGCGAGCGCCACGTACGCCGCATTGAGGCCCGCTGGCTGCGCGCCGAGCGTGCGCGGCGGCAGGGTACCCTGGCCCTCGAATAG
- a CDS encoding capsid cement protein — MTRQFDKRHAETVVATAAVAANRFVCRAGTHAPAAPANGNQDSIGVSEDAAAIGEAVAVVTDYSYLVEASAAITKGAYVKPAADGSGKAAVGTLTDNCAVAMDAASAGQLVEVQIVKHAHA, encoded by the coding sequence ATGACCCGTCAGTTCGACAAGCGACACGCCGAGACCGTGGTAGCCACGGCCGCCGTGGCCGCCAACCGCTTCGTGTGCCGCGCCGGCACCCACGCGCCCGCCGCGCCCGCCAATGGCAACCAGGACAGCATCGGCGTGTCCGAAGACGCCGCCGCGATCGGCGAGGCTGTTGCAGTCGTCACCGATTACAGCTACCTGGTTGAGGCCAGTGCAGCCATCACCAAGGGCGCCTACGTGAAGCCGGCGGCAGATGGCTCGGGCAAGGCCGCTGTCGGCACCTTGACCGACAACTGCGCCGTGGCGATGGATGCCGCAAGCGCCGGCCAGCTGGTCGAAGTGCAGATCGTCAAGCACGCCCACGCCTGA
- a CDS encoding gp436 family protein, producing the protein MRYATPQDMVARFGEPEMIQLTDPDNAAVQVARVELKLDDAHALADGCLGAVFALPLAGCAKPAGVGAVEYVPPPQLTRIVCDIARYYLYDDLAPEAEVYRRFKTATAELQAIAEGKAKLVCPWGGEPGATAASGPASGDTFHDFAPRQIGRDVDGGYR; encoded by the coding sequence ATGCGCTACGCCACGCCCCAGGACATGGTTGCCCGATTCGGCGAGCCGGAGATGATCCAGCTGACCGACCCGGACAACGCCGCTGTGCAGGTTGCGCGCGTCGAGCTGAAGCTGGACGACGCGCATGCCTTGGCAGACGGCTGCCTGGGCGCAGTGTTCGCGCTGCCGCTGGCAGGCTGCGCCAAGCCGGCGGGGGTGGGCGCCGTTGAGTACGTGCCGCCGCCCCAGCTGACGCGCATCGTGTGCGACATCGCGCGCTACTACCTGTACGACGACCTGGCGCCCGAGGCAGAGGTGTACCGCCGCTTCAAGACGGCCACGGCCGAGCTGCAGGCCATCGCCGAGGGCAAGGCCAAGCTGGTCTGCCCCTGGGGCGGCGAGCCTGGCGCCACGGCCGCCAGCGGCCCTGCGTCGGGCGACACCTTCCACGACTTTGCACCGCGCCAGATCGGGCGCGATGTGGACGGGGGCTACCGATGA
- a CDS encoding phage tail terminator protein, with protein sequence MSTAGMTVAQSNNFLAIEPRLVELVKAATAGLKPAVHVLAAADLADVKVAKQLAPAVHVIYGGAPQVIENQGTRVLLLHRWHVVCVVRHVGSTRTGEQAREALGPLAGLVLSALLHARVEGATLPVALSDQQRAPWFDSGTQFLPFTFDVRTVFHKQPQPY encoded by the coding sequence ATGAGCACGGCAGGCATGACGGTTGCGCAGAGCAACAACTTCTTGGCGATCGAGCCGCGCCTGGTCGAGCTCGTCAAGGCCGCGACAGCGGGCCTGAAACCCGCCGTGCATGTTTTGGCCGCGGCCGACCTGGCCGACGTAAAGGTGGCCAAACAACTGGCGCCCGCCGTGCACGTGATCTACGGCGGCGCGCCGCAGGTAATTGAGAACCAGGGCACGCGGGTGCTGCTGCTGCACAGGTGGCACGTGGTCTGCGTTGTGCGCCACGTGGGCAGCACGCGAACCGGCGAGCAAGCCCGGGAGGCGCTAGGCCCGCTGGCCGGCCTGGTGCTGTCTGCACTGCTGCATGCGCGCGTCGAAGGAGCGACGTTGCCTGTCGCCCTGAGCGACCAGCAGCGCGCGCCGTGGTTCGACTCGGGAACCCAATTTTTGCCATTCACGTTTGACGTGAGAACAGTGTTTCACAAGCAACCCCAACCCTATTGA
- a CDS encoding tape measure protein, producing the protein MNDKVVGVKIAVDNAEAKPRLSEIAAAIDQLGRKQGQMAQSSVQAGGLVNSTSRSIKSGIESISEQLDRARGQLLGFLGVQQGIAGAQEVARLVGEYRDLEARIGLVVGRGQQLAGAMDDVQGVALRTNSALEETGNLFARIAKVGKDAGLSTQDASAQSLRLTETINQAIQIGGASAEASKAAITQLIQGLQGGVLRGDEFNSVMEQAPRLAQAMADGLGVNTGELRKMAEAGQLTSETVISALRKQTDVVKGEFAQVPVTVGRAMENLRTSFQRYLADTDQANGATAAAAKSIGLLADNIGTVASAMTHAGMTFGAWKALNMARNWLEIKLAVEADTAATVGNTTAKGANTAATRGGATAARDGAAAAGAHAAATRESAAAQTAHAAASQAATAAMRAQRVALEAERAAVPSNAKAWGEMGAALGSATAKKEAAGAAAAATTSKLGLLTGAVGGLVRGFGPLLALDIALNFKSYGTWIGEAAAKLMGYKDRSAELAEQEKLNARIAAESAEMRRDLALKTQDAIEKQFELSKAARAASAEFDKLTKDGKTAAEAVSEITKGFDLTKTDGIKDFASTLDKLLADGKIGVGEFQAAWASALDGKDLLQFETMARAAFMGSQREAERLAQLTDSTLREAVKRTGLDYDNLRGKISASARGAINDTDQIIDGLDRLKAQGVDTGRALEASIAKGINAADSQQAIEAVRAQIESMRRVLGDKVTDGLLDQAKQKARELSDELDRSRPGVNSLREAFAELGMKSRDELSKTARRAEDAYAMMVRAGAQEGESYVAWQERKRRAAEVMVERMIAANGGIASTAIQARAAQEGVKLSIDDVGRATVEAASTTKGATAQMAQSWRGVGGSIRDVQKEAEKAAKFQQYLQDKYGRPGESAGQKKAEADRDRKKQEQDDAFMASRFAQGWAKDGEGKVISAVESEAQMNQRVAKLFGDGAIGMKEAIDAANIKIKLDEADQYGVANLPGNGEYYANLRREYARLEALVIASGKSGNGTAVTRPAQADAPKSSASGTSSGGSGISTGTGNGSGGGNQYVTYLTVDGTQRRADFKDAKSQSNVDDFLRQAVDAQRRAA; encoded by the coding sequence ATGAACGATAAGGTCGTTGGCGTCAAAATCGCGGTGGACAACGCTGAGGCCAAGCCACGCCTGAGCGAGATTGCCGCGGCCATCGACCAGCTGGGCCGCAAGCAGGGCCAGATGGCCCAGTCCAGCGTTCAGGCGGGCGGCCTTGTCAACAGCACCAGCCGCTCCATCAAGTCGGGCATCGAATCGATCAGCGAGCAGCTTGATCGTGCGCGCGGCCAGTTGCTCGGCTTCCTGGGTGTACAGCAGGGGATAGCGGGGGCGCAGGAAGTTGCCCGTCTGGTCGGCGAGTACCGCGACCTGGAAGCCCGCATCGGCCTGGTGGTGGGGCGCGGCCAGCAGCTGGCGGGCGCCATGGACGACGTGCAGGGCGTTGCCCTGCGCACCAACAGCGCCTTGGAGGAAACGGGCAATCTGTTTGCTCGCATTGCCAAGGTAGGAAAGGACGCCGGTCTATCCACACAGGACGCGTCAGCGCAGTCGCTGCGGCTGACCGAGACGATCAACCAAGCGATCCAGATTGGTGGCGCAAGCGCCGAGGCGTCGAAGGCGGCCATCACGCAGCTGATCCAGGGCCTGCAGGGCGGCGTACTGCGCGGCGACGAGTTCAACAGCGTGATGGAACAGGCGCCGCGCCTGGCGCAGGCCATGGCCGATGGCCTGGGTGTGAACACCGGCGAGCTGCGCAAGATGGCCGAAGCCGGCCAGTTGACATCAGAGACGGTGATCAGCGCCCTGCGCAAGCAGACCGACGTGGTGAAGGGCGAGTTCGCGCAGGTGCCCGTCACGGTCGGGCGCGCAATGGAAAACCTACGCACCAGCTTCCAGCGCTACCTGGCCGACACCGACCAGGCCAACGGTGCAACGGCTGCCGCTGCCAAGTCGATTGGCTTGTTGGCCGACAACATCGGCACTGTCGCCAGCGCCATGACGCACGCGGGCATGACCTTCGGCGCGTGGAAAGCGCTGAACATGGCGCGCAACTGGCTGGAGATCAAACTGGCCGTGGAAGCCGATACGGCGGCCACTGTCGGGAACACGACCGCCAAAGGCGCCAACACAGCGGCTACACGTGGCGGGGCCACCGCAGCACGCGATGGCGCGGCAGCGGCTGGCGCCCACGCGGCTGCGACGCGCGAGAGCGCAGCCGCGCAGACGGCACATGCGGCGGCATCCCAGGCCGCCACAGCTGCCATGCGAGCCCAGCGTGTCGCGCTGGAGGCTGAGCGCGCTGCGGTGCCGTCCAACGCCAAGGCATGGGGCGAAATGGGCGCGGCGCTGGGTAGCGCGACCGCCAAGAAAGAGGCCGCGGGCGCTGCCGCTGCGGCGACCACAAGCAAGCTGGGCCTGCTGACCGGGGCAGTGGGCGGCCTGGTGCGCGGCTTCGGGCCTTTGCTTGCGCTGGACATCGCGCTGAACTTCAAGAGTTACGGCACCTGGATCGGCGAGGCTGCGGCCAAGCTGATGGGCTACAAGGACCGCAGCGCTGAGCTTGCAGAGCAGGAGAAGCTGAACGCACGCATTGCTGCGGAGTCCGCAGAGATGCGCCGGGATCTGGCGCTGAAGACGCAAGATGCCATTGAAAAGCAGTTCGAGCTGAGCAAGGCCGCACGGGCCGCCTCCGCCGAGTTCGACAAGCTCACCAAGGATGGCAAGACCGCCGCCGAGGCAGTGAGCGAGATCACGAAGGGCTTTGACCTCACCAAGACCGACGGCATTAAAGACTTCGCATCGACGCTGGACAAGCTGCTTGCCGACGGGAAGATCGGCGTCGGCGAATTCCAGGCCGCATGGGCATCGGCGCTGGACGGCAAAGACCTTCTTCAGTTCGAGACGATGGCGCGCGCCGCGTTCATGGGCAGCCAGCGCGAAGCCGAGCGCCTGGCGCAGCTGACCGACTCCACCCTGCGCGAAGCCGTGAAGCGCACAGGCCTGGATTACGACAACCTGCGGGGCAAGATCAGCGCAAGCGCGCGCGGGGCCATCAACGACACGGATCAGATCATTGATGGCCTGGACCGATTGAAGGCCCAAGGCGTGGACACTGGCCGCGCTTTGGAGGCCAGCATTGCCAAGGGCATCAACGCCGCCGACAGCCAGCAGGCAATTGAAGCAGTGCGGGCCCAGATCGAATCCATGCGTCGCGTGCTGGGCGACAAGGTGACAGACGGCCTGCTCGACCAGGCCAAGCAAAAGGCCCGTGAGCTGAGCGACGAGCTTGATCGGTCCCGCCCGGGTGTGAACAGCCTGCGCGAGGCGTTTGCCGAACTGGGCATGAAAAGCCGGGACGAACTGTCGAAAACCGCGCGCCGGGCAGAGGACGCCTACGCCATGATGGTGCGCGCCGGTGCACAGGAGGGCGAGAGTTACGTGGCTTGGCAAGAGCGCAAGCGCAGAGCGGCTGAAGTGATGGTCGAGCGCATGATCGCCGCCAATGGCGGCATCGCCAGCACCGCTATCCAAGCCCGCGCCGCGCAGGAAGGCGTCAAGCTCTCGATCGACGACGTCGGCAGGGCCACTGTGGAAGCCGCCTCCACCACGAAGGGCGCAACGGCGCAGATGGCTCAGAGTTGGCGCGGTGTGGGCGGCAGCATCCGCGACGTTCAAAAGGAGGCCGAGAAAGCCGCCAAGTTCCAGCAGTACCTGCAAGACAAGTATGGGCGCCCCGGTGAGAGCGCCGGCCAGAAGAAGGCCGAGGCTGACCGCGATCGGAAGAAGCAAGAGCAAGATGATGCCTTCATGGCTAGCCGCTTTGCGCAGGGCTGGGCCAAGGATGGCGAAGGCAAAGTCATCAGCGCGGTGGAGTCTGAGGCCCAGATGAATCAGCGCGTGGCCAAGCTGTTTGGCGACGGCGCCATCGGTATGAAGGAGGCGATCGACGCGGCCAACATCAAGATCAAGCTGGACGAGGCGGATCAATATGGCGTTGCGAATCTGCCGGGCAACGGCGAGTACTACGCGAACCTGCGCCGCGAGTACGCGCGCCTCGAGGCACTGGTGATCGCCAGCGGCAAGAGCGGAAATGGCACCGCTGTCACCCGGCCAGCGCAGGCCGATGCGCCCAAGTCCAGCGCCAGCGGCACATCGTCGGGCGGCAGCGGCATCAGCACGGGCACCGGCAATGGCTCCGGCGGCGGCAATCAGTACGTCACATACCTCACGGTGGACGGCACGCAGCGGCGCGCCGACTTTAAAGACGCCAAGAGTCAATCGAACGTGGACGACTTCCTGCGCCAGGCCGTGGACGCGCAGCGGAGGGCCGCGTAA